The Tripterygium wilfordii isolate XIE 37 chromosome 5, ASM1340144v1, whole genome shotgun sequence genome window below encodes:
- the LOC119998141 gene encoding NDR1/HIN1-like protein 1: MSEKDCGSHGKKRRLIYKRICAGILIFIFLVLLTILIVWAVLQPKKPRFIIQDATVYAFNVSTPNFITSNIQITISSRNPNDEIGIYYDWMDIYASYRNQQISLRTAIPPTYEGHKETNVWSPFVYGTAVPVAPYNFVALNQDESTGSVTLVIKIDGRIRFKVGSFTTGKYRLHVKCPAFIPLGSRSSGVVVSENAVKYQLVTSCRVSV, from the coding sequence ATGTCGGAAAAAGACTGTGGCAGCCACGGCAAGAAGCGCCGATTAATCTACAAACGAATTTGCGCCGGAATCCTAATCTTCATCTTCCTGGTTCTCCTCACAATCCTCATCGTTTGGGCAGTTCTCCAGCCCAAAAAGCCCAGATTCATCATCCAAGACGCCACCGTTTACGCCTTCAATGTTTCCACTCCCAATTTCATTACCTCCAATATCCAAATCACCATATCCTCTCGTAATCCGAACGACGAAATCGGAATCTACTATGACTGGATGGACATATATGCTTCTTACCGGAACCAGCAAATCTCTCTCCGCACTGCCATACCACCGACGTACGAGGGCCACAAGGAGACCAACGTGTGGTCGCCTTTCGTTTACGGTACTGCCGTGCCAGTAGCTCCCTACAACTTCGTCGCACTGAATCAGGACGAGTCCACAGGGTCTGTCACTCTGGTCATCAAGATTGATGGACGGATAAGATTCAAAGTTGGATCGTTTACAACTGGGAAATATCGTCTCCACGTGAAGTGTCCAGCGTTTATTCCGCTCGGGAGCCGGAGTTCGGGGGTCGTTGTCAGTGAGAACGCCGTTAAGTATCAGCTGGTCACCAGTTGCAGAGTCAGTGTTTGA
- the LOC119998142 gene encoding uncharacterized protein LOC119998142, protein MKGLTKLGISLTVVFAVCLIALIIDLFYVLWRRRSLRRRSSAVEYPDEQLYSPSKELLYLFCWKSQTRVDPEAVPQQSESGDDELARWEKIYGPSRILFTIKEEEREEDEADHNRWSEENEVREARVRLDDHVVVVVPTDVDDSTPFSTPCASPPYYTPSPSPPRENVVLDI, encoded by the coding sequence ATGAAGGGTCTGACCAAGCTTGGGATCTCACTCACAGTAGTCTTCGCAGTTTGTCTGATAGCATTAATAATCGATCTATTCTACGTCCTCTGGCGACGGCGAAGTTTACGGCGACGTAGCAGTGCTGTAGAGTATCCCGATGAGCAGTTGTACTCGCCGTCCAAAGAGCTGCTCTACCTTTTCTGCTGGAAGAGCCAGACACGTGTCGATCCCGAAGCTGTTCCGCAACAGTCGGAGTCAGGTGATGATGAGCTGGCGAGGTGGGAGAAGATCTACGGACCGTCTAGGATTCTATTCACCATCAAGGAGGAGGAGAGGGAGGAGGATGAAGCTGATCATAACCGTTGGTCTGAAGAGAATGAAGTAAGGGAGGCACGTGTTCGTTTGGATGATCATGTGGTTGTAGTTGTTCCTACTGACGTTGACGATTCGACGCCGTTTTCAACACCCTGTGCCTCTCCTCCCTATTATACGCCATCACCTTCTCCTCCTCGAGAAAATGTAGTTTTAGACATTTAG